Proteins encoded by one window of Bacillota bacterium:
- a CDS encoding gas vesicle protein encodes MSASLKPNRESSSSLADVIEVILDKGLVINADIVVSVAGVELLGIQIRAALASFETAAKYGLELPAGTNTETATWREAQVEKEICPECGKRVNREELLSEECPWCGWISARARKKKISRALEIRN; translated from the coding sequence ATGAGTGCGTCCCTCAAACCTAACAGGGAATCCAGTTCTTCGCTGGCTGATGTAATTGAAGTTATCTTAGACAAGGGACTTGTAATTAACGCCGACATTGTCGTCTCTGTCGCCGGTGTGGAATTACTGGGAATCCAAATTCGTGCCGCCCTCGCTTCTTTCGAAACGGCAGCAAAATACGGCTTGGAACTACCTGCCGGCACCAATACAGAAACAGCTACCTGGCGGGAGGCCCAAGTGGAGAAAGAAATCTGTCCTGAGTGCGGTAAAAGGGTCAATCGAGAGGAGCTTTTATCGGAAGAGTGTCCCTGGTGTGGTTGGATAAGCGCTCGGGCTCGAAAGAAAAAGATCTCCCGTGCCCTTGAAATCCGGAATTAA
- a CDS encoding gas vesicle protein — MRPLTDRSATLNDLLERLLDKGVVLNLDMVICVAGIPLIGIKLRGIIAAIRTMIEYGIMETWDTELRSQARGKNRNACYD; from the coding sequence ATGAGGCCTTTAACAGACCGGAGTGCTACTTTGAACGACCTCCTGGAACGTTTGCTTGATAAGGGAGTTGTTTTGAATTTAGATATGGTGATTTGTGTTGCCGGGATACCCCTGATTGGAATTAAGCTGCGGGGTATAATTGCGGCTATAAGAACAATGATTGAGTATGGCATTATGGAAACATGGGATACTGAACTGAGGTCTCAGGCGAGGGGAAAGAACCGTAATGCCTGTTACGATTAA
- the gvpK gene encoding gas vesicle protein GvpK, translating into MPVTINEESLKQGLLGLLVALIEIIADALKIEAFKRVDKGHLSEEEIERLGQAIWDLEVALEKIKKDNEIENAVKQVRHGLDQLVEDVLDRMVNPERWVEDLQGGA; encoded by the coding sequence ATGCCTGTTACGATTAATGAAGAAAGCCTGAAACAAGGTTTGCTCGGCCTACTGGTGGCTTTGATTGAAATTATTGCAGATGCACTTAAAATCGAGGCTTTTAAAAGAGTAGATAAAGGGCATTTATCCGAGGAAGAGATTGAACGTCTCGGACAGGCGATCTGGGATTTAGAAGTGGCCTTAGAAAAAATTAAAAAGGATAACGAGATCGAAAATGCAGTAAAGCAGGTACGGCATGGTCTTGACCAGCTCGTAGAAGATGTTCTTGATCGGATGGTTAACCCGGAGCGATGGGTTGAAGATCTTCAAGGCGGTGCCTAA
- a CDS encoding GvpL/GvpF family gas vesicle protein, whose protein sequence is MEHGSSPFGCYIYCVVPQLTKTSFGKIGIDGNEVYPVCYQDICAVVHACLPVPYQGDDETVKSWLLTHSDVVDLIWKESGTILPMTFDVIVKGDQTCSAEENVRRWLAANYYDFKFKLEEFRGKVELGIKIFWDSSLITENLLATSPRLTELQEEIKKMPPGKAYFYKHKLDKILEEEFEKKAEEECQRYLRAIQTHVVDIHYNKIKKGEHPRMILNLSVLASADQVDALGEELGAIDTEEGVHVRFTGSWPPYSFTNYLGIKQNDDH, encoded by the coding sequence GTGGAACATGGAAGTTCACCGTTTGGATGCTACATTTATTGTGTCGTACCTCAACTAACAAAGACTTCATTTGGTAAAATCGGGATTGACGGCAACGAAGTGTATCCAGTTTGCTACCAGGATATTTGTGCAGTTGTTCACGCTTGCTTGCCTGTTCCTTATCAAGGGGATGATGAAACAGTAAAAAGCTGGCTCCTGACGCACAGCGATGTCGTGGATCTCATCTGGAAAGAAAGCGGCACCATTCTTCCCATGACCTTTGATGTGATTGTGAAAGGGGATCAAACCTGTTCCGCCGAAGAAAATGTAAGACGCTGGCTGGCTGCCAATTATTACGACTTTAAGTTTAAGCTGGAGGAGTTTCGCGGCAAGGTAGAACTGGGCATTAAAATTTTTTGGGACTCGTCTTTGATTACAGAGAATCTTCTCGCAACGAGTCCAAGGTTAACGGAATTACAGGAAGAAATTAAAAAAATGCCCCCAGGAAAGGCTTATTTTTATAAACATAAGCTGGATAAAATCCTGGAGGAAGAATTTGAAAAAAAAGCCGAAGAGGAATGTCAGCGTTATCTTAGAGCGATTCAAACCCACGTTGTAGATATTCATTACAATAAAATAAAAAAGGGAGAACACCCCAGAATGATTCTGAACTTATCTGTTTTAGCAAGCGCCGATCAAGTAGATGCTTTAGGTGAAGAGCTCGGAGCAATTGATACAGAGGAAGGAGTCCACGTAAGGTTTACGGGATCCTGGCCCCCCTACAGTTTTACAAATTACCTGGGCATTAAACAGAATGATGATCATTGA